The stretch of DNA AAGAATGCTTAACAGCTTAACAGCTCAGTAGCTTAACCACTTCTGCCTTGCGCCTAACGCCTGGGGCCTGATGCCACTCCCACTGGATACTGGATGATGGAGTTCCGGCTGATAAAGGCTTTGAGCTTTTCAGCTTTGATCTTTGCGCTCCCAAAACTTTAGTTCACTTTAGTCACTTTAGCTCACTTTAGGCACTTTTATGACCACCGACCTTTACACAGAGAAGATACTCATCCTGGACTTCGGTTCCCAGTACACCCAGCTCATTGCCAGACGGGTCCGGGAGGCCAAGGTCTACTGCGAGATCCATCCCTTCAACATGCCCCTTGAAGCGATACAGGGCTTTTCTCCAAAGGGGATCATCCTGTCAGGGGGACCGGCCAGCATCTATGATGACGGCGCCCCTTTTGCCGATGGAAGGATACTCGAACTGAACATCCCCATCCTGGGGATATGCTACGGCATGCAGTACCTCACCCACATTCTGGGAGGGGACGTGGGAAGGTCGGGCGACCGCGAGTATGGCCATGCAACACTCTCCATTGAAGACAGCGGCGATCTCTTCCACGGGCTTGGGAAGGAAGAGGGCCGGACGGTCTGGATGAGCCACGGGGACCGCATCGATCGGATGCCTCAGGGATTTTCGGTCCTTGCACGGAGCAAAAACAGTCCCGTGGCGGCCATGGCCGACGCGGCAAGGCGGCTGTTCGGGGTTCAGTTCCATCCGGAGGTGGCCCATACCCCGGAGGGATCCAGGATTTTGAGGAATTTTCTCTTCAGGATCTGCGGGTGCCAGCCCTCGTGGGATATGGCCTCCTTTGTTCAGGAAACCGTCGGCCTGCTGAGAGAGAAGATCGGCCCAGGGCGGGTGATCTGCGGGCTGTCAGGGGGCGTGGATTCATCCGTTACCGCGGTCCTCCTCCACCGGGCCATCGGGGACCAGCTCACCTGCATCCTGGTGGACAACGGCCTCATGAGAAGGGACGAGGCCCGCGAGGTCATGGAACTCTTTCAGGAGCATTACGGGATGGACCTCTGTTTGGTGGACGCCTCCGATCACTTTCTGAGCCATTTAAAGGGGATTGTCGATCCGGAAGAAAAGCGAAAGATTATCGGGAGGGAATTCATCGCGATTTTTGAAACAAAGGCCAGGGAACTGGGGGAGGCCCGATATCTGGCCCAGGGAACCCTCTACCCGGATGTGATTGAAAGCGTCTCCTTCAAAGGACCTTCCGCCACCATCAAGAGCCACCACAATGTGGGGGGCCTGCCCGATGTGATGAATCTGGATCTGATCGAACCGCTCAGGGAACTCTTTAAGGATGAGGTCCGCCAGGTGGGTACGGAATTGGGGCTCCCGAGGGACCTCATTATGCGGCAGCCCTTTCCGGGACCGGGTCTTGCCGTGAGGATCCTGGGCGAGATCGACCGGGAGCGGCTCGAAATACTGAGGGCCGCGGATGCCATTGTGATCGAGGAAATCCGGATGGCGGGGCTCTACGAAAAGGTATGGCAGTCCTTTGCCGTCCTCCTTCCGATCCGTACGGTGGGCGTCATGGGCGACGAAAGGACCTATGAGAACGTGATCGCCGTCCGTGTGGTGGACAGCCTGGACGCCATGACCGCAGACTGGTCAAAGATCCCCTACCAGGTCATGGGCCGGATCTCCAACCGGATCATCAACAGCGTCAAGGGCGTCAACCGGGTGGTCTACGACATCTCCTCCAAACCCCCCAGCACCATTGAATGGGAATAGGGGATGGGAAACCGCACATGTTTCGGCTGAACGATTTAATCCTCGTCATCGTCATCTTTTTCTCCATGCTGGCCGGGATCCTCCTCCCTGACTGGGCCTCCTTTTTCAGGCCTTTTCCGATCTATCTGATGATGCTCCTCCTCTTCCTGAGCTTTCTGTCCATCAGCATCCGCGACATTCGGGATGTGGTGCGTGACCGGGCCACCACCCTGGTGTGGCTCTCCTTTTTAAAACTGATCCTGGTCCCTCTGGTCGTCTATCTGGCCTTCAAGGCGGTCTATCCCCCCTATGCCACGGCCGCCCTCTTGATCACAGGGATATCCACCGGTGTGGTGGCGCCGTTCATATCGACCCTCGTCAATGCCAATGCCCACCTCGTGCTGGTGGTGGTGGTCATCTCCTCTCTTCTGGTCCCTTTTACGCTCCCGGCCCTGGTCAAGGTGCTGTTGGGACAGAGCGTGGAGATCTCCTTCGCGGCCATGACGCAGACCCTCTGTATGGTCATTTTCATCCCTATCCTGGCCGTGGAGATACTAAAACGCGTGGCCCCGAGAGCCCTTGCATCCATCCATCGAAGACGCTATCCCATCTCCCTGGCCATCTTTGCCATGGTCAATTTGGGCGTCTTTTCCAGCTACTCGGCGTTCTTCCTTCAGAATCCCGCCACCATCCTTGAGGCCACGTGCGTGGCCGTCGCCCTCGGCGCGATCTATTTGGGAGTGGGTATGGTCGTCCTTTGGCGGTCCCCCGTTCCGGACAGGATTGCCTCTGTGATCATCTTCGGCAACATGAACAATGTCCTGGTCATCGTCTTTGCAGCGGAATTTTTCGGTCCCCTGGAGCCGACCGTGGCGGCCATGTACATGATCCCCTTCTTCGGCCTGATCCTCCCCTTGAGGGGGTATTCCAGGATCGCCAAATAGGAAACGCTTTTGAAAACGGTTCCGGTGACGTTGTGCCATTGGAACGTGATCACGATGTTTTTTGTGTATTTCCGAGGAGCAGAGAGGATGAATACGCGACGTCTTTTTGAAGCGGGTCATGGGAACAAGGCATGGGTGGTTTTTCTCATCTGTCTGGCCGTCATGGCAGGGGCGGTGGTTGTGGCGTCTTTGATACAGACCGATTTCGGACGCGTGGCGGTCAGCAATGTCACCTATGAGAATTTCAACGGGATCGCGGTTAGGGCCAAACTTCTCGTGCCCGCAGAGGCCTCACCGGATCATCGCGTTCCGGGGGTCGTATACATCCACGGGTACCAGAACAACCGGGAGACGGGCGACGCCTATTGCATCGAACTGGCCAAAAGGGGGTTTGCCGTACTCAACATCGATGCCATCGGCAGGGGCAATTCAGGTATTCCCAATGACCCAAAGGATCCTGATTTTGACGAAAGCTTTGGCGGCCTCACGTCCCTGAACTATCTGAAGTTTCTACCCTTTGTGAATGCCGAATCAATCGGCATGATGGGACACAGCCTGGGGGCTGAGATGGCCTACGAGGTGGCCCTGACAAATCCGACCGTCAAGGCACTGGTCATCACCGGCTTTGCCTACACCCTGGATGCCACCCTGACGCGTCCCAGGAATATGTTGATGATCCTTGGGAAATGGGATGAATTCCGAAAGCGGATGACAGGAACCCGGCATTTTGAGGCGGAATGGATGCGCACGCCCCAGACAAAACAGGTCTTCCCGGTGAAGGACCCGGAATTCGGAAAGACGTACGGGAACTTCAGTGACGGTACGGCCCGGCGGGTCTTTGTTCCGCGTACGATTCACTTCCAGGAATCCCACAGCCACGCGGCCATCGCCGAGACCCTGGCGTGGATGAAACAGGCCCTTCATCCCCCGGACCGGTACTGGATCGACCCGGACAGGCAGACCTGGCAGGTCAAGGAGTGGGCCACCTTGATAGCCATGCTCTCCTGCTTTGCCTCGCTTCTCCCCTTAGGTCTTATGCTGCTCAGGACACGGTTTTTCAGCCCCCTTCAAGGTCCTGTTTCCGGATCATACGCCTGCTCCGGCAAGACCTATTTCAAGTTCGTCGGGCTCAACGGGGTGCTCACGTGGCTCTTTCTCCCCCTGATCCTTGTCCTTTTTGCCGTTCATATCTATCTGGTGCCCATCGACCGGGTCTTTCCCATGATGATGGTCAACGGGGTTGTCTGGTGGTTTTTCTGGATCAATATCATCGGCTTTCTGATCTTCCGGCGCTGGTTCAGAAAACGGGCCGCGAAGGATGGCCTTACCCTGGCGGATCTCGGCATCTCTTACAGGGAAGACCGGTTTGCGTTGGATGGGGCCATGATAGGAAGGACGTTTCTCCTGGCCACCATCCTGTTTGCCTTTGCCTATTTCAGCGAGCACGTCCTTGAACAGATCTTTATCGTGGATTTCAGGTTCATCTTCCCCTTTGCCAGCGATCTGACCCCCTACCGGGCCCTCTTGTGCCTCGTATACTTCCCCTTTATCCTGGTCGGTTTTGTCCTGATGGGGATATTTCTGCACGGCCAGCTTCGAAGACCCCGCAAGAGGACCTGGTTCAATACCTTTGTCTCCTGGTCCTTCACCAACACCTTTGCCCTGGTCGCCCCCCTGATCCTCTTTCTGATGATTCAGTACATACCGCTCTTTACCACGGGCTTCATCCCCCTTGTGGGCCCTGGCGGGATGTTTGTCTCATTCGTGATCAACCTGTTTCACATTATTGCTGTTCTCATCATGATGATACCGATCTCCACCTGGTTCTTTCAACTGACAGGGAAGATCTACCTCGGGGCAATTGTCAATGCCTCTCTGGTCACCTGGATGTTTGTCTCCTCCCAGGTGATTGCGCCCATTCCGGTTTAATATAAAGACGAGCCTTCGGACGCCATGGATTTTTGCTAAACCGATATGGGTTCCCTGCATTGCGGGATTCGCTCAGCAATTATATGTCAGGTATGTGAGAGGATGGCTGGGACGAGCCAATATATCCGGCCCCTTCCATTTTTCACCGCAACGGTGCGGAGAACGGAAAGGGGCGCTTCCGAATTGACAGGTAAATTTTGCACAGCGGAAAGCTTTCCCTTTGAGAGAATGAAGGCCTTCCCCTAGTTCTATGGAAGAGAGACGCCTCGAGAGCAGACTGGAGGGGTGGCGGCGGGTTCGTGCCATTGACCCGTCCGACACATTGAGATTCTGTATGCAGGCCAATCCTGCAGACAGCACGTGCAACCCGTGGTGTCCTTCCCCGTAATCTGCCTGTATTCAATGTCATGGACCCCAGATCCGAGGTCATGCCGGAAGGTATATAAAACGTTTGGCGA from Deltaproteobacteria bacterium encodes:
- a CDS encoding alpha/beta hydrolase, whose amino-acid sequence is MNTRRLFEAGHGNKAWVVFLICLAVMAGAVVVASLIQTDFGRVAVSNVTYENFNGIAVRAKLLVPAEASPDHRVPGVVYIHGYQNNRETGDAYCIELAKRGFAVLNIDAIGRGNSGIPNDPKDPDFDESFGGLTSLNYLKFLPFVNAESIGMMGHSLGAEMAYEVALTNPTVKALVITGFAYTLDATLTRPRNMLMILGKWDEFRKRMTGTRHFEAEWMRTPQTKQVFPVKDPEFGKTYGNFSDGTARRVFVPRTIHFQESHSHAAIAETLAWMKQALHPPDRYWIDPDRQTWQVKEWATLIAMLSCFASLLPLGLMLLRTRFFSPLQGPVSGSYACSGKTYFKFVGLNGVLTWLFLPLILVLFAVHIYLVPIDRVFPMMMVNGVVWWFFWINIIGFLIFRRWFRKRAAKDGLTLADLGISYREDRFALDGAMIGRTFLLATILFAFAYFSEHVLEQIFIVDFRFIFPFASDLTPYRALLCLVYFPFILVGFVLMGIFLHGQLRRPRKRTWFNTFVSWSFTNTFALVAPLILFLMIQYIPLFTTGFIPLVGPGGMFVSFVINLFHIIAVLIMMIPISTWFFQLTGKIYLGAIVNASLVTWMFVSSQVIAPIPV
- a CDS encoding bile acid:sodium symporter gives rise to the protein MFRLNDLILVIVIFFSMLAGILLPDWASFFRPFPIYLMMLLLFLSFLSISIRDIRDVVRDRATTLVWLSFLKLILVPLVVYLAFKAVYPPYATAALLITGISTGVVAPFISTLVNANAHLVLVVVVISSLLVPFTLPALVKVLLGQSVEISFAAMTQTLCMVIFIPILAVEILKRVAPRALASIHRRRYPISLAIFAMVNLGVFSSYSAFFLQNPATILEATCVAVALGAIYLGVGMVVLWRSPVPDRIASVIIFGNMNNVLVIVFAAEFFGPLEPTVAAMYMIPFFGLILPLRGYSRIAK
- the guaA gene encoding glutamine-hydrolyzing GMP synthase, with amino-acid sequence MTTDLYTEKILILDFGSQYTQLIARRVREAKVYCEIHPFNMPLEAIQGFSPKGIILSGGPASIYDDGAPFADGRILELNIPILGICYGMQYLTHILGGDVGRSGDREYGHATLSIEDSGDLFHGLGKEEGRTVWMSHGDRIDRMPQGFSVLARSKNSPVAAMADAARRLFGVQFHPEVAHTPEGSRILRNFLFRICGCQPSWDMASFVQETVGLLREKIGPGRVICGLSGGVDSSVTAVLLHRAIGDQLTCILVDNGLMRRDEAREVMELFQEHYGMDLCLVDASDHFLSHLKGIVDPEEKRKIIGREFIAIFETKARELGEARYLAQGTLYPDVIESVSFKGPSATIKSHHNVGGLPDVMNLDLIEPLRELFKDEVRQVGTELGLPRDLIMRQPFPGPGLAVRILGEIDRERLEILRAADAIVIEEIRMAGLYEKVWQSFAVLLPIRTVGVMGDERTYENVIAVRVVDSLDAMTADWSKIPYQVMGRISNRIINSVKGVNRVVYDISSKPPSTIEWE